CCGCCCGAGCCCACAACCCGATCATCCTGTTCTGCGACGCAGACGATGTGGTCCATTCTGGATGGGTGAGGTCCCTCCGACAGGTATTGGGGACTGATGGAATCGCGGGAGGGAGCGCGACGCCGGTAGATGAAGAGGGCCGTCGTCTTGGCCCCGATTTAGGACTACACGAGACCTTCGGCGGCCCTGCCTACCCCTTGGGCGCCACCATGGGAGTGCGGCGGGAGGTTCTGGAGACGATCGGAGGTTTCGACGAGTCCTACGCGGGTGGCCACGATGAAACGGACCTGGCGTGGCGAGCCGCACGAGCGGGGTGGCCAACCCACTTCGTCCCCGAGGCACGTATCGACTACGTCCAACGGCCGGACGCACGGTCTGCTCTTCAGCAACGACGGCTGTACGCCCGGACCTCCATTCAGGTGTGGGTCCAGAATCCGGATCTCGTGGACCAGAGCGCCGTGAGCCTGCGTGGGGCCCTTAATGGCGTCCGCCTCGGTCTCCCCCTCGGGATCAAGATGATCCGGGGAACGGCCACGGCACGCGACGCCGCGCGCTGGGGGTGGGCTCTGGGTGTCCTGGAAGGCCATCTCCGGTATCGAGTCCTCGGTCGGCCACCGGCACGTGTGGCGCCGCCCATTCCCCCCGCCCCGCACCCCGCCGAACCCAACCGCCCCTGCGCCTAGACTCGGCCTTATGAAGGGCATCATCCTTGCCGGTGGCACCGGCTCGCGTCTGCACCCCATCACGCACGGCATCTCGAAGCAGCTTGTGCCCGTCTACGACAAGCCGATGATCTACTACCCGCTCTCCACGCTTATCCTCGCTGGGATCAGCGACATCCTGGTGATCACCACCCCTCACGACGCAGAGCAGTTCCAGCGCCTCTTGGGGGACGGTTCACAGTTCGGCGTGAGCCTCTCCTACGTCCAGCAGCCCTCCCCGGACGGCCTCGCGCAGGCGTTCATCCTCGGCGAGGAGCACATCGGCGACGACCGGGTGGCGCTCGTGCTCGGCGACAATATCTTCTATGGGCCCGGCATGGGCCAGCAGCTGCGCCGGCACACGGAGGTGGAGGGAGCCACGGTCTTCGGCTACTGGGTGGCCGATCCCACCGCCTACGGTGTCGTGGAGTTTGATGGAGCCGGCAAGGCCGTGTCTCTGGAGGAGAAGCCGAAGGAGCCCAAGAGCAACTACGCGGTCCCGGGCCTCTACTTCTACGACAACGACGTCGTCCAGATCGCGAAGGATCTCAAACCCTCTCCCCGCGGGGAGCTCGAGATCACTGACGCCAACCGCGTGTATCTCGAGCGCGGCATGCTCAACGTCGAGGTCCTGCCCCGCGGCACCGCGTGGCTGGACACCGGGACGTTCCACGACCTCAACGACGCGTCAAATTTCATCCGCACGATCGAATCCCGCCAGGGCCTCAAAGTCGGATCCCCCGAGGAAGTCGCCTGGCGCCAGGGGCTGCTCACGGATGACGAGCTGCGCCAGCGTGCTGAGCCCTTGGTGAAGTCCGGGTACGGCCGCTACCTTCTCGGCCTGCTCGACCGTGCAGACCCCATCGGTCGAAGCTCCCGCTAAGTAACACCGCCCCATCCGACCGTCGTTCTGAAGAGGTATGAAGTGAATCCCCGAGTCTCATTTGTCATTCCTACGTACAACGATGAGCCCGCCCATCTGCAGGAGGCAATTGCCTCAGCCACAGCACAGACCTCGCCGCCTCAGGAAATCATCGTTGTCGACGACGGGTCCACGCGGGCCGATCTGCTCGAGTTCCTACGGGCAACGGACGAGGGGGTCCAGGTTATCCACCAGAAGAACGCGGGCCCCTCGGCGGCTCGGAACGCGGGGATCACCCGTGCCACGGGGGACTGCATCATCACACTTGACGGGGATGACTGGTTGGACCCTCAGTTCACTGCAGAAGCGGTGCATATTCTTCAGGATGCAACTGTGGAGATCGCCTTCGCCTCCACCCGTCACTTCGGCCAGGGGGAGGTATTGCGCCACGTCAGCGCCGACTATGTCCTGAAGGACTTTATGGAGATGAACAAGGTACCGTCTGCCGCCATGTTCCGGCGGAGCCGCTGGGCGGAGGTCGGCGGGTATTTGGAATCCATGCGGTGGGGCATGGAGGACTACGAGTTCTGGGTGAGAGTCCTCCGCGACGGCGGGATAGCACGCCCCGTTCCTACCGCCTATTACCACTATCGCTCCCGGGAGAACTCTCGTCTCTCCACCCTCGGGACGCATGCGGCACGAGATACCCATCAGGCTATCGTGGAGGCCAACCCAGAGCACCACGCGATTCTCTTGCAGGCTGCATTCCTCCGCCTGGAGGAAATGCACGACCTCCACCTTGAGTACCGCTCCTATGTGCACAAGTGGCAGGATCGATTCCGCCCGCTCATCCGGGCGAGAGATTTCGCCAAGAGGGCAGTGCGGAAGATGTCCTAGGCTTCTGGACGGGCCTGTTCGGTTGGTTGTCAGTCCCGCAATACGCCCCCGCCCGCTCCGGACTAGGAGTCGACACATGGAGTCCACCCCGCCCGTTCCTCCGTTGCCTGACGGCCGTGTAGGGATCGTCATCCCGGTGTACAACACTGGGTCGTTAGCGCTCGGGGCCGCCCATAGCGCTCGAGTCGCCCTTGGCAGCACCGAGAACGTCGTCGTCGTCGACGATGGGAGCAAACATCCCGACACTCTTGCTGTCCTCGACTCCCTCCGCGTGGAGGGATTCCACGTCATTCGGCAGCCCAATGGTGGGGTCAGTTCAGCCCGCAATACAGGCATCCAGCAGGTGACGACGCCCTACGTCATTGCGCTTGACAGCGACGATGAAATCATGCCCGAAGCACCCCATGCGATGGCGGAAATCCTGGACCGCCACAGTGACGTCACCATTGTCACGGGGGGCGCGTTCGAAGTGGTCGATGGCGCGGAGCACCTGAGCTCTCCACCCGACGGTCCTGTCACCCGCAGTGCAATGCGCGCGGCCACAGTTCTGGCAATGGCCTCCATGTTCCGGCGCTCCGACTGGGAAGCTGTGGGAGGCTTCCCAGAGGGCCTCTCCGTGGGTGAGGACTGGGTCTTCTGGATGCGCCTCCTCCGAACTGGCGGGAAGGTCGAGATCCTGGACATTCCCATCGCACGCCGGCACCTAGGCGAACATCAGGTGACCCGTGGCTATATCGATCCGCGGCAGAGCACGCAGGCGGCCGCACTGGTTCGCAGTGAAAATTCCGACCTATACGCTGGCCAGGAGGTGGAACTCATTGAGCGCCTGAATGCAGCGGAGCTGCAATTGGCCGCCTACCGCCATGCGTACCGCCACGTCGACCGCTTCAAGGCTGGAATCCGTAGCTTGCTCGGTCGCGCTCGTGCCAAACGGTGACTACACCTCGACTGAAAGGGCCTGCATGTCGACCGTCTCCATCATCATCCCGTGTTACAAGGAGGGCGCACTTCTGCTCGCGGC
This sequence is a window from Micrococcus porci. Protein-coding genes within it:
- a CDS encoding glycosyltransferase: MNQAVSVVIPCHNAAGSMQRQVDALLPQLEETDELLLVENRSADGTRRIAEEAALRDARVRVLNAPDKAGANHARNIGAARAHNPIILFCDADDVVHSGWVRSLRQVLGTDGIAGGSATPVDEEGRRLGPDLGLHETFGGPAYPLGATMGVRREVLETIGGFDESYAGGHDETDLAWRAARAGWPTHFVPEARIDYVQRPDARSALQQRRLYARTSIQVWVQNPDLVDQSAVSLRGALNGVRLGLPLGIKMIRGTATARDAARWGWALGVLEGHLRYRVLGRPPARVAPPIPPAPHPAEPNRPCA
- the rfbA gene encoding glucose-1-phosphate thymidylyltransferase RfbA translates to MKGIILAGGTGSRLHPITHGISKQLVPVYDKPMIYYPLSTLILAGISDILVITTPHDAEQFQRLLGDGSQFGVSLSYVQQPSPDGLAQAFILGEEHIGDDRVALVLGDNIFYGPGMGQQLRRHTEVEGATVFGYWVADPTAYGVVEFDGAGKAVSLEEKPKEPKSNYAVPGLYFYDNDVVQIAKDLKPSPRGELEITDANRVYLERGMLNVEVLPRGTAWLDTGTFHDLNDASNFIRTIESRQGLKVGSPEEVAWRQGLLTDDELRQRAEPLVKSGYGRYLLGLLDRADPIGRSSR
- a CDS encoding glycosyltransferase family 2 protein; translation: MNPRVSFVIPTYNDEPAHLQEAIASATAQTSPPQEIIVVDDGSTRADLLEFLRATDEGVQVIHQKNAGPSAARNAGITRATGDCIITLDGDDWLDPQFTAEAVHILQDATVEIAFASTRHFGQGEVLRHVSADYVLKDFMEMNKVPSAAMFRRSRWAEVGGYLESMRWGMEDYEFWVRVLRDGGIARPVPTAYYHYRSRENSRLSTLGTHAARDTHQAIVEANPEHHAILLQAAFLRLEEMHDLHLEYRSYVHKWQDRFRPLIRARDFAKRAVRKMS
- a CDS encoding glycosyltransferase family 2 protein, yielding MESTPPVPPLPDGRVGIVIPVYNTGSLALGAAHSARVALGSTENVVVVDDGSKHPDTLAVLDSLRVEGFHVIRQPNGGVSSARNTGIQQVTTPYVIALDSDDEIMPEAPHAMAEILDRHSDVTIVTGGAFEVVDGAEHLSSPPDGPVTRSAMRAATVLAMASMFRRSDWEAVGGFPEGLSVGEDWVFWMRLLRTGGKVEILDIPIARRHLGEHQVTRGYIDPRQSTQAAALVRSENSDLYAGQEVELIERLNAAELQLAAYRHAYRHVDRFKAGIRSLLGRARAKR